One window from the genome of Candidatus Zixiibacteriota bacterium encodes:
- the galT gene encoding galactose-1-phosphate uridylyltransferase: protein MPEFRQNMATKEWVILAPERGKRPSDYHKNQPPIKTLNDYEPDCPFCRDNENQTEKPVYVFPDNDNWQVRVVPNKYASLQPDLAVTRTRVGNFMAAKGFGVADVVIEHPRHDMNPALMTLDEVANILRAYQLRQTEISRNDKINLVTIFRNHGARAGTSLAHPHSQIIATPIVPPHVRYPIEQAVQYYDDFGSCVYCDMVREEIDQKERIIEETDNFAAFCPYAARSPFECRIYPKRHIPSFLNLDSAEEQDELAWILREILGKLYFGLHNPDYNYIIRSAPIGDEDARYFHWYMVIIPKIAITAGFEIGSGIYINTVAPEEAALFLRNVKVER, encoded by the coding sequence ATGCCGGAATTCAGACAGAATATGGCCACCAAGGAATGGGTTATATTGGCCCCGGAACGAGGCAAAAGACCATCTGATTACCACAAAAATCAACCGCCGATAAAAACCCTCAATGATTATGAGCCCGATTGCCCGTTCTGTCGCGATAATGAGAACCAGACCGAAAAACCGGTTTACGTTTTTCCGGATAATGACAACTGGCAGGTTCGGGTGGTGCCCAACAAATATGCCTCTCTGCAACCGGACCTGGCCGTAACCCGGACGCGGGTCGGAAATTTTATGGCCGCCAAGGGCTTCGGAGTTGCCGACGTCGTTATTGAGCATCCCCGCCACGACATGAATCCGGCCCTGATGACTCTTGATGAAGTGGCCAATATTCTCCGCGCTTACCAGCTCCGCCAGACCGAAATAAGTCGAAACGACAAAATCAACCTGGTGACAATATTCCGCAATCACGGAGCCCGGGCCGGGACTTCGCTGGCCCACCCCCATTCGCAGATAATCGCCACCCCGATTGTCCCGCCTCATGTCCGCTATCCCATAGAACAGGCCGTGCAGTACTATGATGATTTCGGCAGTTGCGTTTACTGCGACATGGTCCGCGAAGAAATCGACCAAAAGGAAAGAATCATCGAAGAAACCGATAATTTCGCGGCTTTCTGCCCCTATGCCGCCCGCTCTCCGTTCGAGTGCCGAATCTATCCCAAAAGACATATCCCCAGTTTCCTTAACCTCGATTCCGCCGAAGAACAGGATGAACTGGCCTGGATTTTAAGGGAAATTCTCGGCAAACTATATTTCGGCCTGCATAACCCCGATTATAATTACATTATCAGATCGGCCCCGATAGGCGATGAAGATGCCCGATATTTTCATTGGTACATGGTCATTATCCCCAAAATAGCCATTACCGCCGGTTTTGAAATCGGCTCGGGAATCTATATCAACACCGTCGCCCCGGAAGAGGCGGCGCTGTTTTTACGAAATGTAAAAGTCGAAAGATAA
- a CDS encoding sulfatase-like hydrolase/transferase, with the protein MTWYKRIPNKVSIWFGIYLLGIIIGTLMRLMFLLYYRHLVGDSPFVELLHSFWLGFRFDTSVVSIIILPLFLISLLPFINFKRKLDRAVFILPLAVVFILSLFISVAELRFFEHFGSRMNYWAIEYLESPGMFFYSIEADTSFWFLLPIWIVTAVLFMYVIRWIFIRFSSYHSPRRIFRNGLIYLIVTALLAFGIRGRLGMKGIDWGIAFFSDSQFLNQLSLNPVFSLSHSIYEELKDGKTLFGYHIHRFSFYDNDEAYKTVAGMLELNPDPNPGNYSLDYVTEPEYTLGFHPNIVLVIMESWAAGQIGILGSNLGLTPCFDSLSRHGILFTDFYANGIRTNRGIPAVTCSFPSLPGRSIMKRYAADYPFRSLAQVLDDFDYTSIFTYGGDIEFDNMRGFLKSVGYSKFYGEKAFDNTERLSKWGIFDHVVFKKLVKDIDRYPRPFNLTIMTISNHEPYLIPDDRFKLYADTVPDYDRLNTFYYSDWAIGQLVDGFRGNPVFDSTIFVFTADHCPHQSSRYPLDPDKFHIPLLIYAPGILGDSAITIDRTASQVDIIPTLAGLILSKAKIHSWGRDQFHLGKDDPGFAVIVDEEKTGMIVGNKFYFHWVNALKQLFNLNDTPYLEKNLADSLPEIAADMDKKLNSYIQLANLLSRGEPKFQKRIK; encoded by the coding sequence ATGACATGGTATAAAAGAATCCCCAACAAAGTCTCCATCTGGTTCGGTATTTATCTGCTTGGTATTATTATCGGGACCCTGATGAGGCTGATGTTCCTGCTGTATTACCGGCATCTGGTCGGAGATAGCCCGTTTGTCGAACTGCTTCATTCTTTCTGGCTCGGATTCCGATTCGATACCTCCGTCGTATCAATAATAATACTCCCCCTCTTTTTAATTTCCCTTCTGCCATTCATCAACTTCAAACGAAAGCTCGACCGGGCGGTTTTTATCCTGCCGCTGGCTGTCGTTTTTATCCTATCGCTCTTCATCAGCGTCGCGGAACTGAGATTTTTTGAGCACTTCGGCAGTCGCATGAATTACTGGGCCATCGAATATCTTGAATCGCCGGGGATGTTCTTTTACAGCATTGAAGCCGACACCTCATTCTGGTTCTTACTGCCGATCTGGATTGTCACCGCTGTTTTATTTATGTATGTCATAAGATGGATTTTCATCCGTTTCTCCAGTTATCATTCGCCCCGCCGAATTTTCAGAAACGGCCTGATATATTTGATCGTCACCGCTCTATTGGCCTTTGGTATCAGGGGACGGCTGGGGATGAAAGGAATCGACTGGGGAATCGCTTTTTTCAGTGATAGCCAATTTCTAAATCAGCTTTCTCTTAATCCTGTTTTCTCATTGTCTCATTCCATATACGAGGAGCTCAAAGACGGTAAAACCCTGTTTGGATATCATATCCATCGCTTTTCCTTCTATGATAATGACGAGGCGTATAAGACCGTGGCGGGCATGCTGGAGCTGAATCCCGATCCCAACCCGGGAAACTACAGCCTTGACTATGTGACTGAACCTGAATATACCCTCGGCTTTCATCCCAATATCGTCCTGGTCATTATGGAAAGCTGGGCGGCCGGCCAAATCGGGATTCTGGGTTCAAACCTCGGCCTGACCCCATGTTTCGACAGCCTTAGCAGACATGGTATCCTGTTTACCGATTTCTATGCCAACGGCATTCGCACCAATCGCGGAATTCCGGCCGTCACCTGCTCCTTTCCCTCGCTCCCTGGCCGCTCTATTATGAAACGATACGCCGCCGATTATCCCTTTCGCTCTCTGGCGCAGGTGCTGGATGATTTCGATTACACTTCGATTTTTACCTATGGCGGCGATATCGAGTTCGATAACATGCGCGGCTTTCTCAAAAGCGTCGGTTACTCCAAATTCTACGGCGAAAAAGCCTTCGATAATACCGAGCGCCTGAGTAAATGGGGGATTTTCGATCATGTCGTCTTTAAAAAACTGGTTAAAGATATCGACCGCTATCCGCGCCCGTTTAACCTGACCATTATGACTATCAGTAACCATGAACCATATCTCATCCCCGATGACCGATTCAAACTGTACGCCGATACCGTCCCCGATTACGATCGGCTGAATACTTTCTATTATTCCGACTGGGCTATCGGTCAGCTGGTCGATGGTTTCCGGGGCAATCCGGTGTTCGACAGTACCATCTTTGTCTTCACGGCCGATCATTGCCCCCATCAGTCCAGCCGTTACCCTCTTGACCCGGATAAATTTCATATTCCCCTGCTCATATACGCCCCGGGAATACTTGGCGACAGCGCCATTACGATCGATCGCACTGCCAGCCAGGTGGATATCATTCCCACCCTGGCCGGACTGATTCTATCGAAAGCCAAAATCCATTCCTGGGGACGGGATCAGTTCCATCTTGGAAAAGATGATCCCGGCTTCGCCGTTATTGTCGATGAAGAAAAAACCGGGATGATTGTCGGAAATAAGTTCTATTTTCACTGGGTTAACGCCCTTAAACAATTGTTCAATCTGAATGATACCCCCTATCTGGAAAAAAACCTGGCCGATTCCCTGCCCGAAATAGCGGCCGACATGGATAAAAAACTCAACTCCTATATCCAGTTGGCCAATCTGCTTTCGCGAGGTGAACCGAAATTTCAAAAACGTATTAAATAG